A part of Sebastes umbrosus isolate fSebUmb1 chromosome 21, fSebUmb1.pri, whole genome shotgun sequence genomic DNA contains:
- the cdh10a gene encoding cadherin-10a produces MITNQVLLLLMLSILWPSAALPFTPGNIGNLFGMPESDGRILQRSKRGWMWNQFFLLEEYAGNDHQYVGKLHSNMDKGDGNVKYVLTGEGAGTLFLIDEKSGDIHATKRLDREEKAMYSLNAKVLDRRTMSELEPDTEFNIKIHDINDNEPKFAKDIYFASVPEMSEVGTSVATVTANDADDQTYGNSAKLVYSILQGQPYFSVDSENGTIKTALPGMDREVKENYQVVIQAKDMAGQMGGLSGTTTVSITLSDVNDSPPRFANHSFRVTAVESTEIGGAIGRIKADDPDVGRNAEMEYSVVGGHDTFNIITDQTTQEGVIIIKKALDYESKRDYEFRVEVKNTYLDARFIHGLQFKDYATVKVTVEDVDEPPIFTRNPYIIEVHEDTAAGSFVGVVSARDPDADNKPVKYSIDRHTDLERLFNIDSVNGTITTLKALDREMSKWHNISVVATEINNPRQTTRVPVFIKVLDVNDNAPEFAMSYDTFVCENVKAGQLIQTISAVDTDEPLVGHKFVFSISATNPNFTIVDREDNTANILTRRGSFSRREMSMYFLPVVISDNDYPIQSSTSTLIVRVCACDSRGNMQTCNPEVLPFSDGLTTGALVAILLCVIILLMIVVLFAALRRQRKKEPLIISKEDVRDNVVSYNDEGGGEEDTQAFDIGTLRNPEVMDANKLRRDIIPEMLFPFRRTSPIKDNTDVRDFINGRLQENDSDPTAPPYDSLATYAYEGSGSLAESLSSLESAATEGDHDYDYLSNWGPQFKKLAEMYIGKSPDRET; encoded by the exons ATGATAACCAATCAGGTTCTGCTCCTCCTGATGCTCTCTATCCTGTGGCCCAGCGCCGCCCTGCCTTTCACACCTGGGAATATTGGGAATCTGTTTGGGATGCCCGAGAGTGATGGGAGGATTCTCCAGCGCTCCAAACGTGGATGGATGTGGAATCAATTCTTTCTGCTGGAGGAGTACGCAGGAAATGACCATCAGTATGTCGGCAAG CTGCACTCCAACATGGACAAAGGCGATGGAAATGTGAAGTACGTTCTGACCGGAGAAGGGGCAGGCACCCTGTTCCTGATCGATGAGAAGTCCGGGGACATTCATGCCACCAAGAGGCTGGACAGGGAAGAGAAAGCTATGTACTCACTCAACGCAAAGGTCCTGGACAGGAGAACCATGAGTGAGCTGGAGCCCGACACGGAGTTCAACATTAAAATTCATGACATCAATGACAACGAGCCAAAGTTTGCAAAGGACATCTACTTCGCCAGTGTCCCTGAAATGTCTGAAGTTG GTACATCTGTTGCCACCGTAACTGCCAATGATGCCGATGATCAAACGTATGGGAACAGCGCCAAGCTTGTATATAGCATTCTACAGGGACAACCGTATTTCTCCGTGGATTCTGAAAATG gcacCATCAAGACAGCGCTGCCCGGCATGGACAGAGAAGTGAAGGAAAACTACCAGGTGGTGATCCAGGCTAAAGACATGGCCGGACAGATGGGCGGCCTTTCGGGGACCACTACAGTCAGCATCACCCTCTCCGACGTCAACGACAGTCCGCCACGCTTTGCTAACC ATTCCTTCCGTGTGACTGCTGTGGAGTCTACAGAGATCGGAGGTGCCATTGGACGAATTAAGGCAGATGATCCAGATGTTGGGCGTAATGCTGAGATGGAGTACAGTGTTGTCGGGGGTCATGACACATTCAACATTATCACCGACCAAACCACACAGGAGGGAGTCATCATAATCAAAAAG GCACTGGATTACGAAAGTAAGAGGGACTATGAGTTCAGAGTGGAGGTGAAAAACACCTACTTAGACGCAAGGTTCATCCACGGCTTGCAATTCAAAGACTACGCCACGGTCAAGGTAACCGTGGAGGATGTGGACGAGCCTCCCATTTTCACCAGGAACCCTTACATCATCGAGGTGCATGAGGACACAGCTGCTGGCAGCTTCGTCGGCGTGGTGTCGGCCAGGGACCCTGACGCTGACAACAAGCCAGTCAA ATACTCCATTGATCGGCATACAGACCTAGAGAGGCTGTTCAACATTGATTCAGTGAACGGCACCATCACAACGCTGAAAGCACTGGACAGAGAAATGTCCAAATGGCACAACATCTCTGTGGTGGCCACTGAAATAA ATAACCCACGTCAGACCACTCGAGTGCCCGTGTTCATCAAGGTGCTGGATGTCAATGACAACGCCCCTGAGTTTGCGATGTCCTACGACACGTTTGTCTGTGAGAATGTCAAAGCAGGACAG CTGATTCAGACAATAAGTGCCGTTGACACGGACGAACCTCTTGTTGGACACAAGTTCGTCTTTAGCATAAGTGCCACCAATCCAAACTTCACAATTGTTGACAGGGAAG ATAACACTGCCAATATCCTGACACGGAGGGGAAGTTTCAGCCGGCGCGAGATGAGCATGTACTTCCTGCCCGTCGTGATCTCGGACAATGACTACCCCATTCAAAGCAGCACCAGCACGCTGATCGTGCGCGTGTGTGCTTGTGACAGCCGTGGAAACATGCAGACCTGTAACCCCGAGGTCCTGCCCTTTTCAGATGGCCTCACGACTGGAGCTCTGGTGGCCATACTGCTCTGTGTCATCATTCTCCTCA TGATCGTGGTGCTGTTTGCTGCcctgaggagacagaggaagaaggagcCTCTGATCATCTCCAAAGAGGATGTCAGAGACAACGTTGTCAGCTACAACGATGAAGGGGGCGGAGAGGAGGACACTCAGGCCTTTGATATCGGCACGCTGCGCAACCCAGAGGTGATGGATGCTAACAAGCTACGCAGGGACATCATTCCCGAAATGCTGTTTCCCTTTCGGAGGACATCACCTATAAAGGATAACACGGACGTCAGAGACTTTATTAACGGGAGGCTTCAGGAGAACGATTCGGACCCGACGGCGCCCCCCTATGACTCCCTGGCCACGTACGCTTACGAGGGCAGCGGGTCACTGGCGGAATCCCTCAGCTCGCTGGAGTCGGCCGCCACTGAGGGGGACCATGATTACGATTACCTCAGCAACTGGGGACCGCAGTTTAAAAAGTTGGCCGAGATGTACATAGGGAAGAGTCCCGACAGAGAGACTTAG